The DNA sequence GCACGACCTGGATCTGCTTGCCGGCATCCTCGTCCTTCACGATGGGCGAGCCGTCCAGCGCCTTGATCGGGCCGGCGCCGGTACCGTCGGCCTTGTGGCAGGCGGCGCAGTTGGCGGCGTAGACCTTCTCGCCACGGGCGACCAGCTCGTCCAGCGTCCAGACCTTGCTCGGGTCGTCGGCCTTGGCGGCCATTTCCTTCTTCTTCTCTTCGACCCAGGCGGCGTAGTCTTCCTGCGACAGCACCTTCACGTGGATCGGCATGTAGGCGTGCTCCTTGCCGCACAGCTCGGCGCACTGGCCGTAGTAGTCGCCGACCTTCTCGGCGCGGAACCAGGTATCGCGCACGAAGCCGGGGATCGCGTCCTGCTTGACGCCGAAGGCCGGGATCATCCACGAGTGGATCACGTCGGCGGCGGTGGTCACGATGCGGATCTTCTTGTCCACCGGCACGACCATCGGGTTGTCGACCTTGAGCAGGTAGTCGTCACCGACCGGCTGGCCGGCGTCGGACGCCTGGCGATGCGTCACGTCGAGCGTGGACAGGAAGGAGATGCCCTCGCCTTCGCCCTTCAGGTAGTCGTAACCCCACTTCCACTGGTAGCCGGTGACCTTGATGGTGAGGTCGGCGTTGGTGGTGTCCTTCATCGCGACCACGGCCTTGGTGGCGGGCAGCGCCATGCCGATCACGATCAGGAACGGCACCACGGTCCAGGCGATCTCGACCTTCACGCTCTCGTGGAAGTTGGCCGGCTGGGCGCCCTTGGA is a window from the Caldimonas thermodepolymerans genome containing:
- the coxB gene encoding cytochrome c oxidase subunit II, coding for MKTMKALWHKAGQAGLGLGAALATTCAMAVNSLPGGPAVRQIDMHPPVTRIAEEQQFLHYMMLWICGVIFVAVFGVMFYSIIKHRKSKGAQPANFHESVKVEIAWTVVPFLIVIGMALPATKAVVAMKDTTNADLTIKVTGYQWKWGYDYLKGEGEGISFLSTLDVTHRQASDAGQPVGDDYLLKVDNPMVVPVDKKIRIVTTAADVIHSWMIPAFGVKQDAIPGFVRDTWFRAEKVGDYYGQCAELCGKEHAYMPIHVKVLSQEDYAAWVEEKKKEMAAKADDPSKVWTLDELVARGEKVYAANCAACHKADGTGAGPIKALDGSPIVKDEDAGKQIQVVLNGAANGAMPAWKQLSDTEIAAVITYTKNAWSNQTGKIVQPSEIVAARQ